A single genomic interval of Candidatus Bathyarchaeum sp. harbors:
- a CDS encoding class I SAM-dependent methyltransferase translates to MNNDMGNRRSLNIDELNGRRHGKSSYHMHDPQLVFNELQLKEGDHFLDLGCGLGDYALHASRIVGDSGRVYALEKSQTLVEVLTDRTNSKGINNIEAIVSDITNPLAIEEKCIDVCFMSTVLHIIGLGKDGKTLFDEVHRVLKKDGRLSIINCKKEAQPFGPPLYMRLSPAEVEEATKQHGFEKTHLVDLGYNYMITFQKQKTQKIN, encoded by the coding sequence ATGAATAATGATATGGGCAACAGACGGAGCCTCAATATTGATGAATTAAACGGACGTAGACACGGCAAAAGCAGCTACCACATGCATGACCCCCAACTTGTTTTCAACGAACTCCAACTAAAAGAAGGCGACCATTTTCTTGATTTGGGTTGCGGACTAGGAGATTACGCGTTGCATGCTTCAAGAATTGTTGGCGATTCTGGACGGGTATACGCCTTAGAGAAGTCACAAACATTGGTTGAAGTCTTAACAGATCGGACCAATTCTAAAGGAATCAACAACATTGAAGCGATTGTTTCGGACATTACCAATCCATTAGCAATCGAAGAAAAATGCATTGATGTTTGTTTCATGTCTACTGTGCTCCACATAATTGGTCTGGGTAAGGACGGAAAAACGTTATTTGACGAAGTTCATCGGGTTTTAAAAAAGGATGGGCGACTATCAATTATTAACTGTAAAAAGGAGGCACAGCCCTTTGGACCACCCCTGTACATGCGCTTGTCACCAGCAGAAGTCGAAGAAGCCACAAAACAGCACGGTTTTGAAAAAACACACCTAGTTGACCTCGGATACAACTACATGATAACATTCCAGAAACAAAAAACACAAAAAATTAACTAA
- the albA gene encoding DNA-binding protein Alba, which produces MYTNATNNEDDAEKLANTVFIGKKPAMNYVTACITFFNTSEQNHVTVKARGRAISKAVDTVELLRRAFIKNLEISNISISTEELYRNDNNQKSNVSTIEIIIKKSELIQVKPKN; this is translated from the coding sequence TTGTACACTAATGCAACTAACAATGAAGATGATGCAGAAAAACTTGCTAATACTGTTTTTATCGGTAAAAAACCTGCAATGAACTATGTTACTGCTTGCATTACCTTTTTCAACACTAGCGAACAAAACCACGTTACCGTCAAAGCTCGTGGTCGGGCAATTTCCAAAGCTGTTGATACTGTTGAGTTGCTACGTCGAGCCTTCATTAAAAACCTAGAAATCAGCAACATTTCAATTAGCACTGAAGAATTGTACCGAAATGACAATAATCAAAAATCTAACGTTTCAACAATCGAGATTATTATCAAAAAATCAGAACTTATTCAAGTAAAACCTAAAAATTAG
- a CDS encoding right-handed parallel beta-helix repeat-containing protein, whose amino-acid sequence MNKIKSIGFALTFVLCFVCFPSIQNVKAESLIYIRNDGTVEGTNKIQRQGNSYTLLEDLIGSIYDMDVFITIEKDNIVFDGNQKTIQGTKSGIGIEARGRTNITIQNLRISDVGIGIKFYGKDHDRNTTASNNQFLNNHIEATYFSMDLSTNNGTVSGNTLISRTDKYGIMFNGNNTVVSNNKFVASGLIVYETLVGNACFNNTINGKPLVYLQSQSNQIIDEAAQVILMGCNNITVRNVNTPVQLRVIINLFGTNNTKISNCNGNMFLTNSHDNIIVDNQLEDKATMVSYNTAAIKLYASNNNTIKGNSIVAMGSEGFGLSGSSYNNVQGNQISSTGEAGIKIELTSVFNYIQENSIICPEGGIYFKNGAQNNFVLNNLITECKNAIMLFSSPENTFVANNISKSTQYAIYLAMSDNNTFYHNNFLYNSVAFYEQHDFIYPFVTTYYSEGNTWDNGKEGNYWSDYTGKDTNNDGIGDTQYTISGSKHDHYPLMNPVHISAIPEFPSWTVLPIIATAILLATVFRKKYTKHQKQNSA is encoded by the coding sequence ATGAATAAAATCAAATCTATCGGTTTTGCATTAACGTTTGTTCTATGTTTTGTTTGTTTTCCAAGTATTCAAAATGTAAAAGCTGAAAGCCTAATTTACATCAGAAACGATGGTACTGTCGAAGGAACAAACAAGATTCAAAGACAGGGAAACAGTTACACCCTCCTTGAAGACTTAATTGGGTCTATTTACGATATGGATGTTTTTATCACAATCGAGAAAGACAACATAGTGTTTGATGGCAACCAAAAAACCATTCAGGGAACAAAAAGCGGCATTGGAATAGAAGCGCGCGGAAGAACAAATATAACAATACAGAATTTGCGAATAAGTGATGTTGGAATTGGCATTAAATTTTATGGCAAAGATCATGACCGTAACACAACAGCGTCAAACAATCAATTTTTGAATAATCACATCGAAGCAACGTACTTTTCGATGGACCTGAGCACAAATAATGGGACTGTTTCAGGTAACACGTTAATCTCAAGAACCGACAAATACGGCATCATGTTCAACGGGAACAACACAGTTGTTTCCAATAACAAGTTCGTTGCTAGCGGACTAATAGTTTACGAAACTCTTGTGGGAAATGCTTGCTTCAACAATACAATTAATGGAAAACCTCTTGTTTATCTTCAAAGCCAATCAAACCAGATAATAGATGAGGCGGCACAAGTAATCCTGATGGGCTGTAACAACATAACCGTGAGAAATGTCAACACACCTGTGCAACTAAGAGTTATTATAAATCTGTTTGGAACAAACAACACAAAAATATCAAATTGTAATGGGAACATGTTCCTAACAAATTCCCATGATAACATTATTGTTGACAATCAACTTGAAGACAAAGCAACCATGGTTTCATACAACACCGCAGCCATCAAATTATACGCCTCAAACAACAATACCATAAAGGGCAATTCAATAGTTGCAATGGGAAGTGAAGGATTTGGCCTCAGTGGTTCATCATATAACAATGTGCAGGGTAACCAAATCTCTTCAACAGGAGAAGCGGGAATAAAAATTGAATTAACATCTGTATTCAACTATATCCAAGAAAACAGCATAATTTGTCCAGAAGGTGGAATTTACTTCAAAAATGGTGCCCAAAACAATTTTGTCCTCAACAACCTGATTACAGAATGTAAAAATGCAATCATGTTGTTTAGTTCACCCGAAAACACTTTCGTGGCAAACAACATTTCAAAAAGCACCCAATACGCTATTTATCTTGCAATGTCAGACAACAACACATTCTACCATAACAACTTTTTATATAACTCCGTGGCGTTTTACGAGCAACACGACTTTATCTATCCATTTGTCACTACATACTATTCTGAAGGCAACACTTGGGACAACGGCAAAGAAGGCAACTACTGGAGCGACTACACAGGAAAAGACACAAACAACGACGGAATTGGAGACACCCAATACACCATAAGCGGAAGCAAACACGACCATTACCCCTTAATGAACCCAGTACACATCAGTGCAATACCCGAGTTCCCATCATGGACTGTTTTGCCAATAATTGCAACAGCAATATTGTTGGCGACAGTTTTTAGAAAAAAATACACAAAACACCAAAAACAAAACTCTGCATGA
- a CDS encoding ferritin-like domain-containing protein codes for MSSNDELVDIFKSQIKTEQAIVNLVKTGLVDIKNPAVKGVLEAISLDSTKHAQMYASAVTLLTEVPQALTEENLEKQKELVKKHIDLEAQVIHTLVEALPSVKNNKVKLLLEAILSDEKRHHALLMKILEILVKGETITNNDWWDMLWENVPFHGTPGG; via the coding sequence TTGAGTTCAAATGATGAGTTAGTAGACATTTTCAAAAGCCAAATCAAAACTGAACAAGCCATTGTTAATTTAGTAAAAACTGGTTTGGTTGACATCAAAAATCCTGCAGTAAAAGGAGTTTTAGAGGCAATTTCTTTAGATTCCACAAAACATGCTCAAATGTACGCATCTGCAGTCACTTTACTAACGGAAGTTCCTCAGGCGTTAACTGAAGAAAACCTTGAAAAACAAAAAGAGTTAGTAAAAAAACACATTGACTTGGAAGCTCAAGTAATTCATACACTTGTTGAAGCCCTTCCGAGCGTGAAAAACAATAAAGTCAAGCTTCTTTTAGAGGCAATATTGTCTGATGAGAAGCGTCATCATGCTCTTTTAATGAAAATATTGGAGATTCTCGTAAAAGGTGAAACCATAACAAACAACGATTGGTGGGACATGCTCTGGGAAAACGTTCCTTTTCACGGAACCCCTGGTGGTTAA
- a CDS encoding Hsp20/alpha crystallin family protein, whose translation MSGDDLPEWFKKRKRRSPFFGNWFFGDIEDMMREMEEMMEQNFEQFRTHIPEEMKRERKLPDGSTVPEWGPFVYGYSMTIGPDGKPKIREFGNVKPANDTERCGINKPCLDVKQEREPLVDIVDIEKEIKVIAELPGVAKEEIKLSGTPEALTISVDTPQRKYYKQIDIPSKIDPKKAKTSYKNGVLEVTLPKIKEEQTNGEPIKVE comes from the coding sequence ATGTCAGGGGACGATTTACCTGAATGGTTTAAGAAACGAAAAAGACGATCTCCATTTTTTGGAAACTGGTTCTTCGGGGACATCGAAGACATGATGCGAGAAATGGAGGAAATGATGGAACAAAATTTTGAACAGTTCCGAACCCACATTCCCGAAGAAATGAAGCGCGAACGCAAACTTCCAGATGGCTCAACAGTGCCTGAGTGGGGGCCATTTGTTTATGGATACAGCATGACCATTGGACCAGACGGTAAACCAAAAATCCGAGAATTTGGGAACGTTAAACCTGCAAACGATACAGAAAGGTGTGGAATAAACAAACCCTGCCTTGACGTGAAACAAGAGCGAGAACCCCTTGTAGACATTGTGGACATAGAAAAGGAAATCAAAGTCATTGCAGAACTGCCAGGAGTTGCAAAAGAAGAAATCAAACTTTCTGGAACCCCAGAGGCACTAACTATTTCTGTGGATACTCCTCAGCGCAAATACTATAAACAAATTGATATTCCATCAAAGATTGATCCCAAAAAAGCAAAAACGTCTTACAAAAATGGGGTATTAGAAGTTACATTGCCCAAAATTAAGGAAGAACAAACAAACGGTGAACCAATAAAAGTTGAGTAA
- a CDS encoding 4Fe-4S binding protein translates to MSPQKKNWKEIPIAGICWVPSTDYKTGDWRSFKPIWNKTKCIRCMNCHIFCPEGAVKYDEIKNVMVYDFDFCKGCGICANECPAKAIEMVVEGKE, encoded by the coding sequence ATGAGCCCACAAAAGAAAAACTGGAAAGAAATTCCAATAGCAGGAATATGTTGGGTACCCAGCACGGATTACAAAACTGGAGATTGGCGATCTTTCAAACCCATTTGGAATAAAACAAAATGCATCCGGTGCATGAATTGCCACATATTTTGTCCTGAAGGCGCAGTAAAATATGACGAAATAAAAAATGTCATGGTATATGATTTTGATTTCTGTAAAGGCTGTGGAATCTGTGCCAATGAATGCCCAGCAAAAGCCATAGAAATGGTCGTAGAAGGAAAGGAGTGA
- a CDS encoding OB-fold nucleic acid binding domain-containing protein, protein MGLEEIINQILSIRCELNREQIFEKIKTKKAEAGNFLTDQTAARIVASELGVEISKKKFSLKIQIKDIMSGLNDVSLTGKVVSVYPVRTFKRKDWTEGKLGSFVVSDETGAVRVVLWDNKADLLEDGRIQKDQQVTVSHAYVRQGQDGKAELHLGDKGTAKIVNEPSRKLAEIIQEGGPITVEGTVTSKPVIREVTTARNEKVAVCNFDLSDQTGKLRVTAWRNLAQTAKDLSVGTRIKMRNIYAKKGYENRMEISSRYSSIIEVLKQKEE, encoded by the coding sequence ATGGGTTTAGAAGAAATAATCAACCAAATTTTATCCATTCGTTGTGAGCTTAACCGTGAACAAATTTTTGAAAAGATTAAAACCAAAAAAGCCGAAGCTGGAAACTTTTTAACAGATCAAACTGCAGCAAGGATTGTTGCTTCTGAACTTGGAGTGGAAATTTCCAAGAAAAAGTTTAGTCTGAAAATTCAAATCAAGGATATTATGTCGGGTTTAAATGATGTTTCTTTGACTGGAAAGGTTGTTTCTGTTTATCCAGTTAGGACATTCAAGCGCAAAGATTGGACAGAGGGAAAACTTGGCAGCTTTGTTGTTTCAGATGAAACGGGAGCCGTAAGAGTGGTGTTATGGGATAACAAAGCAGACTTGCTTGAGGACGGCCGAATTCAAAAAGACCAACAAGTTACTGTTTCTCACGCTTATGTTCGGCAAGGACAGGACGGGAAAGCCGAACTGCATCTTGGTGACAAGGGAACGGCCAAAATTGTTAATGAACCATCAAGAAAATTAGCAGAAATAATCCAAGAAGGAGGACCAATAACCGTTGAAGGCACAGTCACATCAAAACCGGTTATACGAGAAGTTACAACAGCACGAAATGAAAAAGTTGCAGTTTGTAATTTTGATTTAAGTGACCAAACAGGCAAACTCAGAGTTACAGCATGGCGAAACTTGGCACAAACAGCTAAAGATTTGTCTGTAGGAACAAGAATAAAAATGCGAAACATTTACGCAAAAAAAGGCTACGAAAACAGAATGGAGATTTCTTCGCGATATTCCTCAATTATTGAAGTCTTAAAACAAAAAGAAGAGTAG
- a CDS encoding 2-oxoacid:acceptor oxidoreductase family protein, whose translation MLFGGSLVVLKEFRWHGRGGQGAWTASELLARAAIHEGKYIQSFPEFGPERMGAPVKAYTRISDEPIRLHSAVYHPNLAIVMDPTLLATIPVTEGLGEEGILILNTTKDPKTMKSELNMKQGTVWTVPATEIAMRILGRSITNTAMLGVVARATGAVKMESIEKAVNDRFPEQLAEKNIGVIKEAYKEANPE comes from the coding sequence ATGCTGTTTGGAGGAAGTTTAGTGGTTCTTAAAGAGTTCAGATGGCATGGACGCGGCGGCCAAGGAGCATGGACAGCAAGCGAGTTGCTAGCACGGGCCGCAATCCATGAAGGAAAATATATTCAATCATTCCCCGAATTCGGTCCTGAAAGAATGGGGGCACCAGTAAAAGCTTACACACGAATTAGCGATGAGCCCATCAGACTTCATTCTGCAGTTTATCATCCAAACTTGGCCATTGTTATGGATCCAACCCTTTTGGCAACAATTCCCGTTACAGAAGGCTTAGGTGAAGAGGGAATTTTGATATTAAACACAACTAAAGACCCCAAAACAATGAAATCAGAACTGAACATGAAACAAGGAACAGTTTGGACGGTCCCAGCAACTGAAATCGCAATGCGGATTCTTGGAAGAAGCATCACGAACACAGCTATGCTAGGAGTGGTTGCACGAGCAACAGGTGCAGTAAAAATGGAAAGTATAGAAAAAGCAGTAAACGACCGCTTTCCCGAACAACTTGCAGAAAAAAACATTGGAGTAATCAAAGAGGCATACAAGGAGGCAAATCCTGAATGA
- the porB gene encoding pyruvate synthase subunit PorB, with protein MAEWKVTGKEFAKIPEKFMAGHRACAGCGPAIALRLVMKAARGPIIVTNATGCMEVVSTIYPNTAWDVPWIHTAFETAAANAAGIESALKILRKKGKIKDKHVDVVAFGGDGGTFDIGFQALSGAVERGHDFLYVLYDNEAYMNTGIQRSGGTPHGAWTTTSPAGEVIPGKTQYKKPIADIMVAHEMPYVATASIAYWNDMVKKARKGMEIVGPAFLHTFAPCPRGWRSETAETVEIARLAVETCVFPLWEAECGEYKLSTKSKAIAKNPDKKKPVEVYLKTQRRFRHLFKPQNKHIVEEIQNNVDRRWKKLLKACDLD; from the coding sequence ATGGCAGAATGGAAAGTAACAGGAAAAGAATTCGCAAAAATCCCTGAAAAATTCATGGCAGGACACCGAGCCTGTGCAGGATGTGGTCCAGCAATCGCTCTGCGTTTGGTAATGAAAGCTGCAAGAGGTCCAATAATTGTAACGAACGCCACAGGTTGTATGGAAGTAGTTTCAACCATTTATCCTAACACGGCGTGGGACGTTCCGTGGATTCACACTGCCTTTGAAACGGCAGCAGCAAACGCCGCAGGAATAGAAAGCGCCCTAAAGATTCTACGAAAGAAGGGCAAAATCAAAGACAAACACGTAGACGTAGTCGCCTTCGGAGGCGATGGAGGAACCTTTGACATCGGTTTCCAAGCATTATCCGGAGCAGTAGAACGCGGACATGACTTTCTTTATGTGCTTTATGACAACGAAGCCTACATGAACACAGGAATTCAAAGAAGCGGAGGCACCCCACATGGAGCTTGGACAACAACATCCCCAGCGGGAGAAGTAATTCCTGGAAAAACTCAATACAAAAAACCAATCGCAGACATAATGGTTGCCCACGAAATGCCTTACGTAGCAACAGCAAGCATAGCATACTGGAACGACATGGTCAAAAAAGCCCGAAAAGGAATGGAAATAGTCGGACCAGCCTTTTTGCACACTTTTGCTCCTTGCCCAAGAGGATGGAGAAGCGAAACAGCAGAAACTGTAGAAATCGCAAGACTAGCAGTAGAAACTTGTGTATTCCCATTGTGGGAAGCAGAATGCGGCGAATACAAGCTTTCAACAAAAAGCAAAGCAATTGCCAAAAATCCAGACAAAAAGAAGCCAGTAGAAGTTTACCTAAAAACACAAAGAAGATTTAGGCACCTGTTCAAACCCCAAAACAAACACATCGTAGAAGAAATCCAAAACAACGTAGACCGCCGCTGGAAGAAACTCCTCAAAGCATGCGATTTAGACTAA
- the porA gene encoding pyruvate ferredoxin oxidoreductase, which yields MTTVEQKTVPLNGDESVAYAVKQCDVDVVAAYPITPQTIIVEKFSEYVADGEVDTEFVCVESEHTAMTCSITAAATGARTFTATASAGLALMHEMLAVASGSRMPIVMSVVNRALSAPLNIHCDHADSMAQRDLGWIQMYAENSQEAYDSIIQAFKIAEHLDVQLPAMVGLDGFVLSHTLENVTVLEDETVKKFVGTRQIPHVLNHRGEIVPFKLDPEKPLTIGPVALQDYYFEHKRQQEEAMKNALEVIKQVHNEYAELTGRSYGNGLIETYRLDDAEIVTVCVGSTAGTIKTVVDTLREKGIKAGLLRLRTFRPLPVEDIISNLKGKKAVAVMDRSSSFGGNGGPIFIEIRHALYNGADIPQVVNYIYGLGGRDTPPALIEGIYNDLQKIAQIGQVEKQIQYVGLRE from the coding sequence ATGACCACAGTTGAACAAAAAACGGTTCCCCTTAACGGAGACGAATCAGTAGCATACGCAGTAAAGCAGTGCGACGTGGATGTAGTAGCAGCATATCCCATTACCCCTCAAACAATTATCGTAGAAAAATTTAGCGAATACGTTGCCGATGGAGAAGTAGACACAGAATTTGTTTGTGTAGAATCAGAACACACAGCAATGACCTGCAGCATAACAGCGGCTGCCACGGGTGCCCGAACATTTACTGCAACTGCATCTGCAGGATTGGCCTTGATGCATGAAATGTTGGCTGTTGCTTCAGGTTCTAGAATGCCGATTGTAATGTCAGTTGTTAACAGAGCATTGTCAGCTCCCCTTAACATTCACTGTGACCATGCAGACTCCATGGCTCAAAGGGATTTAGGCTGGATACAAATGTATGCAGAAAACAGCCAAGAAGCTTATGATTCCATAATTCAAGCATTCAAAATAGCAGAACACTTGGATGTGCAACTTCCAGCAATGGTTGGTCTTGACGGATTCGTTTTGAGTCACACACTGGAGAACGTAACCGTTCTTGAAGATGAAACGGTCAAAAAATTTGTTGGAACACGACAAATCCCCCACGTATTGAATCATCGAGGCGAAATTGTTCCCTTCAAGCTTGACCCTGAAAAGCCCTTGACCATTGGACCAGTAGCCCTTCAAGATTACTACTTTGAACATAAACGACAACAAGAAGAAGCAATGAAAAACGCTCTTGAAGTTATCAAACAAGTTCACAACGAATATGCAGAACTAACGGGACGAAGCTACGGAAACGGCTTAATTGAAACATACAGGCTTGACGACGCAGAAATAGTTACAGTGTGTGTTGGTTCTACTGCAGGAACAATAAAAACTGTTGTAGATACCCTGCGAGAAAAAGGAATCAAAGCAGGACTACTCAGATTACGAACCTTCAGACCCTTACCAGTAGAAGACATAATCAGCAACTTGAAAGGCAAAAAAGCAGTTGCCGTAATGGACCGCTCATCCAGTTTTGGCGGAAACGGTGGACCAATATTCATCGAAATTCGTCATGCACTATACAATGGGGCAGACATCCCACAAGTTGTAAACTACATTTATGGTCTTGGCGGACGAGATACTCCACCAGCACTGATTGAGGGCATCTACAATGACCTACAAAAAATTGCCCAAATTGGACAAGTTGAAAAACAGATACAATATGTCGGATTAAGGGAGTGA
- a CDS encoding acetyl ornithine aminotransferase family protein, translated as MSDYPNIVVRPPGPKARALAKRDSIALSPSFTRYYPLVIESGHDCIVKDVDGNEYIDFNSGLACLNVGHTHPTVVKAIKEQSDKFLHYSNTDFYYNQTVDLAEKLFDVTPGSFKKKVHFGNSGAEAVETAIKLAKWHTRKHQFIAFVGAFHGRTCVATALTASKPIQRRHYFPLVPGITHVPYPYCYRCPFKLSYPECNYYCVDFIEEQVLQKYVPPEEVAGFVFEPIQGEGGYVIPPPEYFQRIQKLADKYGLLMIADEVQSGIGRTGKWFAIEHWKTEPDIICSAKALASGLPLSATVARARLMDWEAGSHASTFGGNPLACVAGTEVLEIIKKEKLLENAEKQGNYIMKWLRDTKEEHEIVGDVRGKGLMIGVEFVEDKQTKNAGPDHAREVMLRCWRRGVAIVTCGVSTLRLVPPLTITRELVDSSLEIIGDVIKEVDEEFSY; from the coding sequence TTGTCTGATTATCCTAACATTGTTGTTCGGCCTCCCGGTCCAAAGGCTAGAGCGCTAGCTAAACGGGATTCTATTGCTCTTTCCCCCTCTTTCACTCGTTATTACCCTTTAGTCATAGAGTCTGGACATGACTGCATCGTAAAAGATGTAGACGGAAATGAATACATTGACTTCAACTCAGGACTGGCCTGTTTAAACGTAGGTCATACGCATCCCACTGTTGTAAAGGCAATAAAAGAGCAATCTGACAAGTTTTTGCATTACTCTAACACTGACTTTTACTATAACCAAACAGTTGATTTGGCCGAGAAACTCTTTGATGTAACTCCTGGATCCTTCAAGAAAAAGGTTCATTTTGGAAATAGCGGAGCAGAAGCCGTAGAAACTGCAATTAAACTTGCCAAATGGCACACTCGTAAACACCAGTTTATTGCCTTTGTTGGAGCTTTTCATGGACGAACATGTGTTGCAACTGCTCTTACTGCCAGTAAACCAATTCAAAGACGCCACTATTTTCCTTTGGTTCCAGGAATAACTCATGTTCCTTACCCTTATTGTTATCGTTGTCCTTTCAAGCTTTCATACCCTGAATGCAACTACTACTGTGTAGACTTTATCGAAGAGCAAGTTTTGCAAAAATATGTGCCACCAGAAGAAGTTGCAGGATTTGTGTTTGAACCCATTCAAGGTGAAGGGGGGTACGTTATCCCTCCCCCTGAATATTTTCAGCGAATTCAAAAACTAGCAGACAAATACGGTTTGTTGATGATTGCTGACGAAGTCCAGTCCGGAATAGGACGAACTGGAAAATGGTTTGCAATCGAACATTGGAAAACTGAACCCGACATAATTTGTTCTGCGAAAGCTTTGGCTTCAGGTTTGCCGTTAAGTGCAACTGTAGCTCGGGCGCGCTTGATGGATTGGGAGGCTGGCTCTCATGCTAGCACCTTCGGAGGAAATCCTTTGGCCTGTGTTGCTGGGACTGAGGTTCTTGAAATAATAAAAAAAGAAAAGCTTCTTGAAAATGCTGAGAAACAGGGCAATTACATCATGAAATGGTTACGGGACACAAAAGAAGAACACGAAATTGTTGGTGATGTTCGTGGCAAAGGGTTAATGATTGGAGTTGAATTCGTGGAAGATAAACAAACCAAAAACGCTGGACCTGACCACGCCCGAGAAGTAATGCTCCGTTGCTGGAGGCGAGGTGTCGCTATTGTAACTTGTGGTGTTTCGACTTTGCGGCTGGTTCCGCCTTTAACCATAACTCGAGAACTAGTTGATTCCAGTCTAGAAATAATTGGAGATGTTATCAAAGAAGTTGACGAAGAGTTTTCTTATTGA